In Deltaproteobacteria bacterium, the genomic window TTCAACAGCCTGATGAGCAGTTCCTTCAGGGCCTTGGTCTCTTAGTAAGGGAGGAAGAGGAGCTCCGGCTTACTATAGCCGGATTGCTCCTGGCAGGTCGGGAGGATGCTCTGCGGGAGTTTCTTCCCCAGCACGAGGTGACCTACCTTCACATGACTTCACCCATGGAGTATCGCCGTCGTCGTGACCTGCGTCAACCGATTTTGAAACTTCTGGAGAGCATCCACGAGGCAATCTCCGTGGACAATCCCATTTTTACTCTGAAGGTGGGGCTGTTCCACTTTGAGATTCCAGCTTTTCCGCCCGATGTTTACCGCGAAGCCCTCCTCAACGCCCTCACCCACAGGGATTACACCGACATGTCAGGTCGGGTTATGGTCTGGCAGTATGAGAACAGGCTGGAGGTTCAAAATCCCGGCGGTTTATTGCCGGGCATCACCCCGGAGAACATCCTGCGGGCGGGTCCCCGACACCGCAACCCCCTCCTGGCGGAGGCCCTGCAGAAGCTCCGGCTTGTGGAGCGTTCCGGAGTGGGGATCGATCGGATGTTCTACATTCAGCTCTATCACGGTAAGGAACCTCCCTCCTTTGAGACGGATCCTGCCAATAGCTCCCTCAAGGTAAGCCTTCATAACGGGGTTGTGGATAGTACCTTTGCCCTCTTTGTCAGGAGAGAGGAGGAGGCGGGTCGCCCTCTCGGTTTGGATAATCTCCTTGTCCTTTCAGCACTTCGCAGACACAGGGAACTCACGACCTCCATGGCAGCTCAGGTCCTCCAGGTGGATGACCGGAACGCCAGGAGTGTGCTCAACCGGATGGTTGCACAGGGGTATCTCGAACGGGGGGGCAGAGGCAAAGGCACTGTTTTTCGCCTCAGTGGATCGGTTTATGAGAGTCTGGGACAGTCCATCCAGTATATCAGGGAGAAAGGTATCGACGAGCTGAGGTTTGAGGAGCTCATTCTGGAGTATGTGCGCCAGTATGATTCCGTTTCCAACAGGCAGGTGAGGGAGCTATTAGGAGTAAACCGGTTTGTTGCAACCCGCTTGCTTCGGAGCCTTGTGAAAAAAAGGATGCTGAAACCTAAAACCCGAAGGGGTA contains:
- a CDS encoding putative DNA binding domain-containing protein, producing the protein MFRTRDEILNILRQLGHRAAREFEDETLDFKACPRDKRKIIQMVVEYAVCFANAGGGTLVLGVDDRTTGLDKAVRGCPELDLLEMKRTVYDSTDPKILVETEELEFSGRRVILIHIPEGTDVHTTTKGLAKIRVGKDCQPLTGTMRRILPFRKGLADFAAQTLAEPWAELLDPEEIRRMRRTLQERDPRSALLQQPDEQFLQGLGLLVREEEELRLTIAGLLLAGREDALREFLPQHEVTYLHMTSPMEYRRRRDLRQPILKLLESIHEAISVDNPIFTLKVGLFHFEIPAFPPDVYREALLNALTHRDYTDMSGRVMVWQYENRLEVQNPGGLLPGITPENILRAGPRHRNPLLAEALQKLRLVERSGVGIDRMFYIQLYHGKEPPSFETDPANSSLKVSLHNGVVDSTFALFVRREEEAGRPLGLDNLLVLSALRRHRELTTSMAAQVLQVDDRNARSVLNRMVAQGYLERGGRGKGTVFRLSGSVYESLGQSIQYIREKGIDELRFEELILEYVRQYDSVSNRQVRELLGVNRFVATRLLRSLVKKRMLKPKTRRG